A single Stutzerimonas stutzeri DNA region contains:
- a CDS encoding four-helix bundle copper-binding protein, whose product MTNSMFASCIQACSNCALVCEMCASACLREDDVKMMARCIELDRDCADICRLAATLMSRESEYAKKFCALCAKICRACGEECAKHEMDHCQECAKACMNCAEECERMAG is encoded by the coding sequence ATGACAAACTCAATGTTCGCATCCTGTATCCAAGCTTGTTCGAACTGTGCCCTAGTGTGCGAAATGTGCGCCTCTGCTTGCCTACGCGAGGATGATGTAAAAATGATGGCTCGCTGCATCGAGCTTGACCGCGACTGCGCGGACATTTGCAGGTTGGCTGCCACACTGATGAGCCGCGAAAGTGAATATGCTAAGAAGTTCTGCGCCCTTTGCGCCAAGATCTGCCGTGCATGCGGAGAGGAATGCGCGAAGCATGAAATGGATCATTGCCAAGAGTGTGCGAAGGCGTGCATGAACTGCGCTGAGGAATGTGAGCGTATGGCAGGATAA
- a CDS encoding SDR family NAD(P)-dependent oxidoreductase: MRPYFAGRNENGFANIPIAAIGFAASTARRSATQWLRRFPAPETKRPAKRCSQTFVITGASSGFGRGVALKLAALQGDVVLAARRTDVLEELAAQIRMAGGSALVVTTDVSNPNEMQDLARAAIERFGRIDVWINNAAVGALGRFEDVPVEDHARIVDVNLKGMIYGSHAAMRQFRAQGFGTLVNVGSVESEIPLAYHASSAATKGGVINLGAAIAEEIRLSGSETINVATVMPGLWTHVSGNQFAFLVH; encoded by the coding sequence ATGCGACCTTATTTTGCTGGGAGAAACGAAAATGGTTTTGCGAATATTCCCATCGCAGCGATTGGCTTTGCTGCTAGTACTGCTCGCCGTTCTGCAACTCAGTGGCTGCGCCGTTTCCCCGCGCCTGAAACCAAGCGACCAGCCAAGCGTTGCTCGCAAACCTTTGTCATCACTGGTGCCTCCAGTGGCTTCGGCCGCGGCGTGGCGCTCAAGCTTGCCGCTCTGCAAGGCGACGTGGTGCTAGCGGCCCGCCGGACCGACGTGCTCGAAGAACTGGCCGCGCAGATACGCATGGCTGGAGGATCGGCACTGGTGGTGACCACCGACGTGAGCAACCCGAACGAGATGCAGGACTTGGCACGAGCCGCCATCGAGCGTTTCGGCAGGATCGACGTTTGGATTAACAACGCTGCGGTCGGAGCGCTGGGTCGTTTCGAGGACGTTCCCGTCGAGGACCATGCGCGGATCGTGGATGTCAATCTTAAGGGCATGATCTATGGCAGCCACGCAGCCATGCGCCAGTTCAGAGCTCAAGGCTTCGGCACGCTTGTCAACGTGGGCTCAGTCGAGAGCGAGATACCGCTGGCTTATCATGCCTCCTCCGCAGCGACCAAAGGTGGCGTCATAAATCTCGGCGCGGCAATCGCTGAGGAGATTCGCCTGAGCGGTAGCGAGACCATCAATGTCGCCACCGTCATGCCTGGGCTGTGGACACACGTTTCTGGGAATCAATTTGCCTTTCTAGTTCATTGA
- a CDS encoding DUF305 domain-containing protein codes for MQMSYWRFAAMVATSTIIMYGVMYLNTYSFEHVFWSETRAWMALVMGAVMAVVMLAFMLNMYKRKSVNLAILAGSAVAFTIALWLVRGQATVDDTDYMKAMIPHHSIAILTSERAQISDPRVRKLADEIIDAQRREIAEMKSLINELERQIDSQKRVSTAQA; via the coding sequence ATGCAAATGTCTTACTGGCGCTTTGCAGCGATGGTAGCCACGTCTACGATCATTATGTATGGCGTGATGTACTTAAATACTTACTCGTTCGAGCATGTTTTTTGGAGCGAGACTCGCGCTTGGATGGCATTAGTGATGGGCGCGGTAATGGCAGTAGTCATGCTCGCATTCATGCTCAACATGTATAAGCGTAAGTCAGTAAACCTAGCGATATTGGCAGGAAGTGCAGTAGCTTTTACCATTGCACTATGGCTTGTACGTGGGCAAGCGACGGTAGACGACACGGACTACATGAAGGCCATGATCCCCCACCATTCCATAGCAATCCTAACAAGTGAACGAGCTCAGATTTCAGATCCTCGCGTCCGCAAGTTAGCTGACGAAATCATCGACGCTCAGCGCCGAGAAATCGCAGAAATGAAGTCCCTGATCAATGAACTAGAAAGGCAAATTGATTCCCAGAAACGTGTGTCCACAGCCCAGGCATGA
- a CDS encoding heavy metal sensor histidine kinase: protein MGKVSLTSRMAIAFMLVVTVVLLAAAISFNYFCQLHFERKDAQVLNEKAAAVERTLLNSSAFGPETASRIDAVIEHSFGFATAVVVDGKTVYSHHNLSESLLPLVTDIQEERWTVSFGGHQYSGITRKVNRWVEGQDTVIYLALDVTHRIHFFDMIQQWFAYTLVVSALLSGALGVVLIRKGLKPIDELSKTSSTVTAHCLDTRIPTESVPGELHELVDNFNEMLSRLDDSFLRLSGFSADIAHELRTPLNSMLTQMEVALLRDRENTDYKDILYSALEELRRMSKMVDDMLFLAKADNGKITPNAEDASMAEITASVIEYYELAAEDKKVEIALSGDGSVHGDKSMLRRAVSNIVSNAVRYAEEGSTISVEISESGGSVCTAISNRGTTIPAELQARVFDRFYRVDTARREGTTMNAGLGMAITRSIVEAHKGRIACESAEGHTTFTMTLPKLMSS, encoded by the coding sequence ATGGGAAAAGTGTCACTGACGAGCAGAATGGCGATAGCTTTCATGCTCGTGGTTACGGTTGTGCTGCTGGCGGCCGCAATCAGCTTTAATTATTTTTGTCAGCTCCATTTCGAACGCAAAGATGCACAAGTGCTTAATGAAAAGGCCGCTGCAGTAGAGCGTACGCTACTCAACAGCTCAGCATTCGGGCCTGAGACCGCTTCAAGGATCGATGCCGTTATTGAGCACTCCTTTGGCTTCGCGACTGCGGTTGTAGTAGACGGTAAGACGGTTTACTCCCATCACAATCTGTCTGAGAGCTTGCTACCTCTTGTCACAGACATCCAAGAGGAACGCTGGACGGTAAGTTTCGGTGGCCACCAGTACAGCGGAATTACCAGAAAAGTAAATCGGTGGGTAGAAGGGCAGGACACTGTTATCTATTTGGCTTTGGATGTAACGCACCGAATCCACTTCTTCGATATGATTCAGCAGTGGTTTGCTTATACGCTTGTCGTTAGTGCACTTCTGAGTGGCGCGTTAGGTGTTGTTCTGATCAGGAAAGGCTTAAAACCAATAGACGAACTGTCCAAGACTTCTTCTACGGTAACCGCCCACTGCTTAGATACCAGAATTCCAACCGAGTCGGTGCCAGGCGAGCTGCATGAACTCGTAGACAACTTCAACGAAATGCTTTCGCGCTTGGACGACTCTTTTCTCAGATTGTCAGGTTTCTCAGCGGATATCGCGCATGAGCTAAGAACGCCGCTGAACAGCATGCTTACCCAAATGGAGGTCGCGCTCTTGCGCGACCGCGAGAATACCGACTACAAAGACATTTTGTATTCCGCCCTCGAAGAACTTAGGCGCATGTCAAAGATGGTCGATGACATGCTATTCCTCGCCAAGGCGGACAACGGGAAGATTACGCCCAATGCCGAAGATGCCAGCATGGCTGAGATTACCGCGAGCGTTATCGAATATTACGAGCTTGCAGCCGAGGACAAAAAGGTAGAAATCGCGCTTTCAGGCGATGGATCGGTACATGGCGATAAATCGATGCTGAGACGGGCCGTCTCAAACATAGTCTCTAACGCAGTTCGATATGCAGAGGAAGGCAGCACCATCAGCGTTGAAATAAGCGAGAGCGGTGGCTCGGTTTGCACAGCCATATCCAACCGAGGCACAACGATTCCAGCCGAGCTTCAGGCCCGAGTGTTTGATCGATTCTATAGGGTCGACACCGCAAGGCGCGAAGGAACCACCATGAATGCGGGCCTCGGCATGGCTATCACTCGTTCGATAGTCGAAGCGCACAAAGGGCGCATCGCTTGCGAATCAGCTGAGGGGCATACGACTTTCACAATGACGCTTCCAAAGCTTATGTCTAGTTAA
- a CDS encoding DUF2933 domain-containing protein, producing MSSIISKIKSVLQRNPVVTGLTAAVVGYMLLNQSTAALATTLPSLLFLLPCLLMMVVCMKHMSSGKCDKPKEPNVGENTLLSKSE from the coding sequence ATGAGCAGCATAATATCCAAGATTAAAAGCGTACTGCAGCGCAATCCGGTCGTAACGGGGTTAACCGCAGCTGTGGTTGGCTACATGCTACTGAACCAAAGCACTGCGGCGTTGGCAACAACGCTGCCAAGCCTGCTCTTTCTCTTGCCCTGCTTGTTGATGATGGTCGTATGCATGAAGCATATGTCTAGCGGTAAGTGCGACAAGCCCAAGGAGCCCAACGTTGGCGAAAACACCTTGTTAAGCAAAAGCGAATAA
- a CDS encoding co-regulatory protein PtrA N-terminal domain-containing protein: MNRITKVIVPFILTVASSLAMAEGGSERTLNRLNDSAGAKPTLKELVKEGQVLSIAPAGATGTTRMIQNYRTSAQVQTYEMKVKTPDGKIHTVEFLSTPVGVNNG, translated from the coding sequence ATGAACCGCATAACCAAAGTAATCGTTCCTTTTATTCTGACCGTTGCTTCCTCGCTTGCAATGGCCGAAGGCGGAAGCGAACGTACGCTGAATCGCTTAAATGACTCGGCAGGAGCAAAGCCCACCCTTAAGGAGCTTGTCAAAGAGGGTCAAGTGCTGAGCATCGCACCTGCAGGGGCGACCGGCACGACTCGAATGATTCAAAACTATAGAACTAGTGCCCAAGTCCAGACGTATGAGATGAAGGTCAAGACCCCCGACGGGAAGATCCATACGGTAGAGTTCCTGAGCACCCCAGTTGGCGTGAACAATGGCTAA
- a CDS encoding copper-binding protein, which yields MNIKHITLASLFLVPVAYAADKEPMDGMPMDHKGMNMPMDQKSAGQTATATGTVKKVNTESGTVTIAHGPVEALGWPSMTMGFKAKPDQLQTLKEGDQVEFEFSSKGMDSTITRIEKQ from the coding sequence ATGAACATTAAGCACATCACCCTTGCCTCACTCTTCCTGGTGCCAGTCGCCTATGCCGCCGACAAGGAGCCAATGGACGGCATGCCGATGGATCACAAAGGCATGAACATGCCAATGGACCAGAAGTCGGCGGGACAGACCGCTACAGCCACAGGTACGGTCAAGAAAGTAAACACCGAGAGCGGAACCGTCACCATTGCCCACGGCCCGGTCGAAGCGTTGGGCTGGCCGTCGATGACGATGGGCTTCAAAGCAAAGCCTGATCAGCTCCAAACGCTGAAAGAAGGGGACCAGGTCGAATTCGAGTTCTCCTCGAAAGGTATGGATTCCACCATTACGCGCATCGAAAAGCAGTAA
- a CDS encoding efflux RND transporter permease subunit: MIAAIIRWSVANRFLILLATVFAVAWGVWSVKNTAVDALPDLSDVQVIIRTPYPGQAPRIVENQVTYPLTTTMLSVPGAKTVRGYSFFGDSYVYVLFEDGTDLYWARSRVLEYLSQVQSRLPAAAKPALGPDATGVGWIYQYALVDRTGKHDLSQLRSLQDWFLRYELKTLPNVAEVAPIGGMVKQYQVVLDPVRMASRGVTQQQIAKAIDEANRETGGSVLELAETEFMVRATGYLKTLKDFRAIPLRLDGGVPVTLGDVAHIQLGPEMRRGISELDGEGEVVGGVVILRSGKNARETIAAVQTKLDELKASLPQGVEIVTTYDRSKLIDSAVENLTHKLIEEFIVVALVCAIFLWHLRSSLVAIVSLPIGILIAFVIMQRQGINANIMSLGGIAIAIGAMVDAAIVMIENAHKHIEAWHKRHPDSTLKGQEHWKVITDAAVEVGPALFFSLLIITLSFIPVFTLEAQEGRLFGPLAFTKTYAMAAAAGLSVTLVPVLMGYWIRGKIPDEHRNPLNRGLIWIYKPALDAVLRWPKMTLLVAVLVFLTGLWPASRLGGEFLPPLDEGDLLYMPTALPGLSAQKASELLQQTDRLIKTVPEVAHVFGKAGRADTATDPAPLEMFETTIQFKPKDQWRPGMTPDKLVEELDRTVQVPGLANLWIPPIRNRIDMLATGIKSPIGVKVYGTDLAQIDKATQAVEKIAKTVPGVSSALAERLTGGRYIDVDIDRVAAARYGLNIADVQSIVAGAIGGQTIGETVEGLARYPINLRYGREWRDSISDLRNLPIYTPQGSQITLGTVAKVQVTDGPPMLKSENARLSGWVYVDVRGRDMAAVVGDLREKISKGVQLESGMSISYSGQFEFMERANAKLKLVVPATLLIIFVLLYLTFGRFGEALLIMATLPFALTGGVWFLYLLGYNLSVATGIGFIALAGVSAEFGVIMLLYLKNAWTDRVNAGAHGEGVLLDAIREGAVQRVRPKAMTVAVIIAGLLPILWGSGTGSEIMSRIAAPMVGGMITAPLLSLFVLPAAYLLMRRRQLRVTTQQATNPTGEHP, translated from the coding sequence ATGATCGCAGCCATAATTCGCTGGTCAGTGGCCAACCGCTTTCTGATCCTGCTGGCTACTGTGTTCGCGGTGGCTTGGGGTGTCTGGTCGGTCAAAAACACCGCTGTTGATGCATTGCCAGACCTTTCCGACGTTCAGGTCATCATCCGCACGCCATACCCCGGGCAGGCGCCCCGGATCGTTGAGAATCAGGTCACCTACCCACTGACGACGACCATGCTGTCTGTCCCCGGCGCAAAGACGGTCCGCGGCTACTCCTTCTTCGGGGATAGCTACGTGTACGTCCTGTTTGAGGACGGCACCGACCTCTATTGGGCCCGTTCTCGGGTGCTGGAGTACCTGAGTCAGGTGCAGAGTCGGCTTCCCGCCGCCGCCAAACCCGCTTTGGGCCCTGACGCCACAGGTGTCGGCTGGATCTACCAATATGCTTTGGTAGACCGAACGGGCAAACATGACCTCTCGCAGCTGCGCTCTTTGCAAGATTGGTTCCTGCGCTATGAGCTCAAGACACTGCCCAACGTGGCGGAAGTCGCGCCCATAGGCGGGATGGTCAAGCAGTATCAGGTCGTACTGGATCCCGTGCGCATGGCAAGCAGGGGCGTGACGCAGCAGCAGATTGCAAAGGCGATCGATGAAGCCAACCGTGAAACCGGCGGGAGTGTTCTGGAACTCGCAGAAACCGAGTTCATGGTCCGTGCGACCGGGTATCTCAAGACACTCAAAGACTTTCGAGCCATTCCTTTGCGTCTCGACGGCGGCGTGCCTGTGACGCTAGGGGACGTTGCGCATATCCAGCTCGGCCCGGAAATGCGCCGGGGCATCAGCGAGCTTGACGGTGAAGGTGAGGTAGTCGGCGGCGTGGTGATCCTGCGGAGCGGCAAGAACGCTCGGGAAACCATCGCTGCCGTTCAGACCAAACTGGATGAGCTGAAAGCGAGCCTGCCCCAAGGCGTCGAAATCGTCACGACGTACGACCGTAGCAAGCTGATCGACAGTGCCGTTGAAAACCTCACGCACAAGCTCATCGAGGAGTTCATTGTCGTTGCGTTGGTTTGCGCGATTTTTCTGTGGCATCTGCGCTCGTCGTTGGTCGCCATCGTGTCGTTGCCGATCGGCATCCTGATTGCTTTTGTGATCATGCAGCGGCAAGGCATCAACGCCAACATCATGTCGTTGGGTGGCATCGCGATCGCCATCGGAGCGATGGTCGATGCAGCAATCGTCATGATCGAAAACGCCCACAAGCACATTGAGGCCTGGCACAAGCGGCATCCTGACTCCACCTTGAAGGGCCAGGAGCACTGGAAGGTCATTACTGACGCGGCTGTTGAAGTGGGGCCGGCACTGTTCTTCAGCCTGCTGATCATCACGCTGTCGTTCATACCAGTGTTCACCCTGGAGGCGCAGGAAGGCCGGCTGTTCGGTCCACTGGCGTTCACCAAAACCTATGCAATGGCAGCCGCCGCGGGCCTGTCTGTCACGCTGGTTCCGGTGCTCATGGGGTATTGGATCAGGGGCAAAATCCCTGACGAACACCGTAATCCACTCAACCGTGGCCTCATCTGGATCTACAAGCCGGCCCTGGACGCGGTACTGCGCTGGCCCAAGATGACTCTGCTGGTGGCTGTTCTGGTCTTCCTGACAGGCTTGTGGCCGGCCTCTCGCCTTGGTGGGGAGTTCTTGCCCCCGCTGGATGAAGGTGACCTCCTTTATATGCCCACTGCGCTTCCAGGCCTCTCCGCTCAGAAGGCTTCTGAGCTACTGCAGCAGACGGACCGGCTCATAAAAACGGTTCCAGAAGTTGCACACGTGTTCGGTAAGGCTGGTCGAGCCGACACCGCTACAGATCCCGCCCCGCTGGAAATGTTCGAGACGACCATTCAGTTCAAGCCGAAGGATCAATGGCGCCCTGGGATGACGCCTGACAAGCTGGTTGAGGAGTTGGATCGCACCGTACAGGTACCTGGATTAGCCAATCTGTGGATCCCGCCGATTCGAAACCGTATCGATATGCTGGCGACGGGTATCAAGAGCCCGATCGGGGTGAAAGTGTATGGCACTGACTTGGCACAGATCGACAAAGCCACCCAGGCAGTGGAAAAAATCGCCAAAACGGTGCCTGGGGTCAGTTCGGCACTTGCTGAGAGACTGACCGGCGGCAGGTATATCGATGTGGATATCGATCGTGTCGCCGCCGCACGCTACGGCCTGAATATCGCGGACGTGCAATCGATCGTGGCCGGTGCCATCGGTGGTCAAACCATTGGTGAAACCGTGGAAGGGCTCGCCAGGTATCCGATCAACCTCCGCTATGGCCGCGAGTGGCGCGACTCGATATCCGATCTGCGCAACCTACCGATCTACACGCCGCAAGGCAGCCAGATCACGTTGGGGACCGTGGCCAAAGTACAGGTGACAGACGGACCGCCCATGCTTAAAAGCGAAAACGCAAGGCTGTCGGGCTGGGTTTACGTCGATGTTCGTGGCCGCGACATGGCGGCTGTGGTGGGCGATCTGAGGGAAAAGATCAGCAAAGGGGTCCAGCTCGAATCCGGCATGAGCATCAGCTATTCCGGCCAATTCGAATTCATGGAGCGAGCTAACGCGAAGCTGAAGCTCGTCGTGCCGGCTACCTTGCTCATCATTTTTGTCTTGCTCTACCTCACGTTTGGGCGCTTTGGGGAGGCGTTGCTGATCATGGCCACGCTGCCATTCGCCCTAACCGGTGGCGTCTGGTTCCTCTATTTGCTCGGGTACAACCTATCCGTAGCGACAGGAATCGGTTTCATCGCACTGGCAGGCGTTTCTGCTGAGTTCGGCGTCATTATGCTGCTGTATTTGAAGAACGCATGGACAGATCGGGTTAACGCTGGAGCCCATGGCGAAGGCGTACTGCTCGACGCAATCCGCGAAGGCGCTGTGCAGCGGGTGCGCCCCAAGGCCATGACCGTAGCAGTGATTATCGCCGGTCTGCTGCCCATCCTCTGGGGTAGCGGAACCGGCAGCGAAATCATGAGCCGCATCGCCGCGCCCATGGTGGGCGGGATGATCACCGCCCCTTTGCTCTCCCTGTTCGTTCTGCCGGCAGCTTACCTGCTGATGCGCCGCCGGCAATTGCGAGTTACCACCCAGCAAGCAACCAACCCCACTGGAGAACATCCATGA